A DNA window from Pyrus communis chromosome 3, drPyrComm1.1, whole genome shotgun sequence contains the following coding sequences:
- the LOC137729578 gene encoding polyphenol oxidase, chloroplastic-like: MASMSPLLVTSTTSIIPTTSLSPFSQKYHRTSLFRNPRHSNLQAVSCKATNNSSDQNKNPSTSSNDHDNENPSPVNLDRRNVLIGLGGLYGGVAGLGSDHLAFAKPVSPPDIDKCGPADLPSGALPTNCCPPTSQKIVDFKFPSPAKLRVRPAAQAVDKAYIEKYSKAIELMKALPDDDPRSFSQQADIHCAYCDGAYDEVGFPNLELQIHNCWLFFPFHRYYLYFYERILGKLIGDPTFALPFWNYDAPAGMQIPALYTNPDSPLYDKLRAASHQPPTLIDLDFNGTDETISNDARIDANLKLMYRQMISNAKKQLLFFGAPLRAGTEPDPGQGSIETAPHGPVHLWTGDNTQPNIEDMGNFYSAGRDPIFFAHHSNVDRMWNIWKSFGTKNKDINDPDWLDSGFLFYDENAELVRVRVRDCLDNKKLGYTYEDVEIPWLKTRPTPRRTKAAGAAKAAETTSLGKLVASKDFPVSLETKISTVVPRPKQKKRSKKEKEDEEEILVIDGIEFDKDVAVKFDVCVNDVDDDEAPSGPVNSEFAGSFVSVPHKHKENKRSKGCLRLGLTDLLEDLGAEDDESVVVTLVPRFGTQAVKIGSIKIELLA; the protein is encoded by the coding sequence ATGGCTTCTATGTCACCTCTACTCGTCACCTCCACCACAAGTATCATCCCCACAACCTCCCTCTCCCCTTTCTCCCAAAAGTACCACCGAACTTCCTTATTTCGAAACCCTAGGCATTCCAATTTACAAGCTGTCTCATGCAAAGCCACAAATAATAGTAgtgaccaaaacaaaaaccctTCCACTAGCTCCAACGATCACGACAATGAAAACCCTTCTCCAGTAAACCTAGACAGAAGAAATGTACTCATAGGTCTTGGAGGCCTGTATGGTGGAGTGGCTGGTCTTGGCAGCGACCACTTGGCTTTTGCAAAGCCAGTGTCGCCGCCTGACATAGACAAATGCGGACCTGCGGACTTACCAAGTGGAGCACTCCCAACCAACTGCTGCCCGCCAACGTCCCAAAAAATCGTAGACTTCAAATTCCCCTCCCCTGCCAAACTCCGCGTCAGGCCGGCGGCTCAGGCCGTGGATAAAGCCTACATCGAAAAATACTCAAAAGCCATCGAGCTCATGAAAGCCCTCCCTGACGACGATCCGCGTAGCTTCTCCCAGCAAGCCGATATCCACTGTGCCTATTGCGACGGCGCGTACGATGAAGTCGGCTTCCCCAACCTCGAGCTCCAAATCCATAATTGCTGGCTTTTCTTCCCCTTCCATCGTTACTACCTATACTTCTACGAAAGAATCTTGGGCAAACTCATAGGCGATCCGACGTTCGCGTTGCCGTTTTGGAACTATGACGCGCCAGCTGGCATGCAAATCCCTGCCTTGTACACTAACCCGGACTCTCCGCTTTACGACAAGCTCCGCGCTGCCAGCCATCAGCCGCCGACTCTCATCGATCTTGACTTCAACGGCACGGATGAAACAATTTCCAACGATGCTCGAATCGACGCCAACCTCAAACTCATGTATAGGCAGATGATTTCCAACGCCAAGAAACAGCTGTTGTTCTTTGGTGCGCCCTTGAGGGCTGGCACCGAACCAGATCCAGGGCAGGGTTCAATCGAAACGGCCCCACATGGTCCGGTTCATTTATGGACCGGAGATAACACGCAACCTAATATTGAAGACATGGGGAATTTTTACTCCGCTGGAAGGGATCCAATATTTTTTGCGCACCATTCGAATGTGGATCGAATGTGGAATATTTGGAAAAGTTTCGGGACTAAAAATAAAGATATTAACGATCCGGATTGGTTGGATTCGGGGTTCTTGTTTTATGACGAGAATGCTGAGCTTGTTAGGGTCAGGGTGAGGGACTGTCTTGATAATAAAAAGCTAGGGTATACGTATGAAGATGTTGAGATTCCATGGCTCAAGACTAGACCGACGCCACGTCGGACAAAGGCGGCTGGAGCGGCGAAGGCCGCTGAGACGACGTCATTAGGGAAGCTGGTGGCGAGTAAAGATTTTCCAGTAAGTTTGGAGACGAAGATAAGTACGGTGGTGCCAAGGCCGAAGCAGAAGAAGAGGAgcaagaaggagaaagaggatgaggaggagatATTGGTGATTGATGGGATTGAGTTTGACAAAGATGTGGCTGTGAAGTTTGATGTGTGCGTGAATGACGTGGACGATGATGAGGCACCGAGTGGACCCGTCAATAGCGAGTTTGCTGGGAGTTTTGTGAGTGTGCCACATAAGCACAAGGAAAATAAGAGAAGCAAGGGTTGTTTAAGGTTGGGGTTAACGGACTTGTTGGAGGATTTGGGTGCAGAAGATGATGAGAGTGTGGTGGTGACTTTAGTGCCCAGGTTCGGCACTCAGGCTGTTAAGATCGGTAGCATCAAGATTGAACTTCTTGCTTGA